The Bacillota bacterium nucleotide sequence CCGCCAACAACGAGGAGTACCTCTTCTGGCGCACGATGCGGGGCATCTGGCCGAGGGTACAGGAGAGCCAGGTGCTCGGGGTCTCGGCCGCGGCCGTCGGCAACCTCCTGGGGATACCTTTCACCGGACGAAGCGGACTCCTGGCCCCCCTGGAGATGACGCCGTCCGGCGACGGCTGGCT carries:
- a CDS encoding nitrilase translates to ANNEEYLFWRTMRGIWPRVQESQVLGVSAAAVGNLLGIPFTGRSGLLAPLEMTPSGDGWLVRAASFDQEEVVVGNLDLDALHRFRDENPLDFNVELYEKYLPGLYNRSTR